One window from the genome of Solea solea chromosome 2, fSolSol10.1, whole genome shotgun sequence encodes:
- the prkag3a gene encoding 5'-AMP-activated protein kinase subunit gamma-1 translates to MEPPSQVSIPKKKREMQKQEADAAVYMNFMKSHRCYDAIPTSCKLVIFDTTLQVKKAFFALVANGLRAAPLWDNKLQRFVGMLTITDFINMLHCYYKSPMVQMYELENHKIQTWRDVYLQYSDFFLISISPEASLFDAIYSLLKYKIHRLPVIDPESGNVLHILTHKRILKFLHIFRRQIPKPAFIRRPIKELGIGTFRNIATVQETASLYEALSIFVDRRVSALPVVNDQGKVVALYSKFDVINLAAQKSYNNLDITMQEAVSRRRCFVEGVIKCYPHESLEIIMDRIVRAEVHRLVLVDRSDEVKGIISLSDLLQAMVLTPAEITV, encoded by the exons ATGGAGCCTCCTTCACAG GTGTCAATCCCAAAAAAGAAGAGGGAAATGCAGAAACAAG AAGCTGACGCCGCAGTCTACATGAACTTCATGAAGAGCCACCGCTGCTACGACGCCATTCCAACCAGCTGTAAACTGGTCATATTTGACACCACGCTACAA gtgaaaaaggcCTTTTTTGCTCTGGTGGCAAACGGCTTGAGGGCTGCGCCGCTGTGGGACAACAAGCTGCAGAGATTTGTGG GAATGCTGACGATTACAGATTTCATCAACATGCTGCACTGCTATTACAAGTCTCCGATG GTCCAGATGTACGAGCTGGAGAACCACAAGATCCAGACATGGCGAg ACGTCTATCTGCAATATTCCGATTTCTTCCTCATCAGTATCTCTCCAGAGGCCAG ccTCTTCGATGCCATTTATTCCTTACTCAAATATAAGATCCACAGGCTTCCCGTCATCGATCCAGAGTCTGGAAACGTCCtgcacattctcacacacaaaagaaTCCTCAAGTTCCTTCATATATTC aggAGACAAATTCCCAAGCCTGCGTTTATTCGGAGGCCGATCAAGGAACTCGGGATCGGAACGTTCAGGAACATCGCCACAGTTCAGGAAACAGCGTCGCTGTACGAGGCGCTCTCTATATTCGTGGACAGACGAGTGTCGGCTCTGCCGGTGGTCAACGACCAAG GTAAAGTGGTGGCGCTCTACTCAAAGTTTGATGTCATT AATCTCGCCGCCCAGAAGAGTTACAACAACCTGGACATCACGATGCAGGAGGCCGTCAGCAGGCGCAGGTGCTTTGTTGAGGGAGTGATCAAGTGCTATCCTCACGAAAGCCTGGAGATTATCATGGATCGCATTGTCAGAGCCGAG GTCCATCGGCTGGTTCTGGTGGACAGGAGTGACGAGGTGAAGGGCATCATCTCTCTGTCGGACCTGCTGCAGGCCATGGTCCTCACTCCTGCAG AAATCACCGTGTGA
- the cnppd1 gene encoding protein CNPPD1 codes for MFNLSNMDFDALFNEKTFEFSDFQEFTLLPGHQKLTERVRKRLYYGLDKDVSLDALSCPVTDIAVEILQKSAPSPIRKLHKKYASHVVREACISPCAMMLALVYIERLRHRNPEYLQKISSSDLFLISMMVASKYLYDEGEEEEVFNDEWGTAGKMDVQTVNNLEMNFLNAIEWRLFTEPRDFFDTLSHLETSIAERQGMKRGWFTYTDLCVLLEQSAWSQALTSIYLHFTKVSCMIGLVYLTGVAGLIGSSTVLHQLSLSRSAHSSLQPQAENTPAYVQTSNLNPDAPAAAPCCVLANKTLDASHKPSPPSALAQTSVLCLWGSLLASMGHIHPESDTETSHTWSAASFFCPGCLATLPPLQCGLKNTSALPGRCSHGSRQRPAPWLGSPNLLGAVEPSVTSGLGVFPTVRLGSCHPASVLPVEKTRALLMPG; via the exons ATGTTCAATCTATCAAATATGGATTTCGACGCTCTATTCAACGAGAAGACATTCGAGTTTTCGGACTTCCAGGAGTTTACG TTGCTTCCTGGACACCAGAAGTTAACTGAAAGAGTGAGAAAGCGACTTTATTACGGCCTGGACAAAGACGTCTCCTTAGATGCCCTCTCTTGCCCTGTTACAG ATATTGCCGTCGAAATCCTCCAGAAATCTGCCCCAAGCCCGATCAGAAAGCTCCACAAGAAATACGCTTCACACGTTGTCAG GGAGGCCTGCATCTCTCCATGTGCCATGATGTTGGCTCTCGTTTACATAGAAAGGCTCCGACACAGAAACCCAGAATACCTTCAAAAGATCTCCTCCTCTGACCTTTTCCTCATCTCCATG ATGGTTGCCAGCAAGTACTTGTATGATGaaggcgaggaggaggaagtttTCAACGATGAGTGGGGAACAGCGGGGAAGATGGACGTCCAAACTGTCAACAACCTGGAGATGAACTTCTTAAATGCCATT GAGTGGAGACTTTTCACAGAGCCACGTGACTTCTTTGACACACTGAGTCATCTAGAAACCAG CATCGCGGAGCGTCAGGGGATGAAGCGTGGCTGGTTCACGTACACTGACCTGTGTGTTCTGCTGGAACAGTCGGCGTGGAGTCAAGCTCTCACCAGCATCTACCTGCACTTTACTAag GTGTCCTGTATGATCGGCCTGGTGTATCTGACCGGCGTGGCCGGTCTTATTGGCAGCAGCACCGTGCTGCACCAGCTCAGTCTCTCCAGGAGCGCTCACTCCTCGCTTCAACCTCAAGCTGAGAACACGCCGGCCTACGTCCAGACCTCTAATCTGAACCCAGACGCTCCCGCTGCAGCTCCCTGCTGTGTCCTCGCCAACAAGACTCTGGACGCGTCCCACAAACCCAGTCCTCCGTCTGCTCTGGCGCAGACGTCCGTGTTATGTCTCTGGGGCTCCCTCCTCGCTTCGATGGGTCACATACATCCTGAGTCTGACACGGAGACGTCTCACACCTGGTCTGCCGCGTCCTTCTTCTGTCCCGGCTGTCTGGCGACGCTCCCGCCTCTTCAGTGCGGGCTCAAAAACACCTCAGCACTCCCGGGTCGTTGTTCCCACGGCAGCCGGCAGCGTCCCGCTCCCTGGCTGGGATCACCGAACCTTCTCGGAGCGGTGGAGCCGAGTGTGACCTCTGGTCTTGGTGTGTTTCCCACAGTGCGGCTGGGATCCTGTCACCCGGCCTCTGTGCTTCCTGTGGAGAAAACCCGGGCTCTGCTCATGCCCGGCTAG